A section of the Bacillus sp. HSf4 genome encodes:
- the abc-f gene encoding ribosomal protection-like ABC-F family protein, whose translation MIVCSIQHVTQTSGGHAIFNGISCEIKQGERIGLIGRNGSGKTTLLKLMSGRLQPDDGLVTWKKGITTGLLEQHPSMDAHKTVRELLYAAFAPLWKIQQKLSRMERELADEKDMKRLERLLERYGTLQDEFQQKGGYEISAQVERVAAGLNISRLYETEWRSLSGGERTKVGLARLLLRAPDLLLLDEPTNHLDLTAIEWLTSFLKQYKGTAVIVSHDRYVLDEAVTSILDIDEGGFHVYQGGYSNYAVEREERLLNEFRHYQDQQKKIKKMKETIKRLKDWANRSNPPNDGLHRRAKSMEKALERIEVVKKPVLERKKIDLSFNMNDRSGKDVVKLDGVSKRFGDRLLLRDVNMHVRFQDRVAIVGENGSGKTTLLKLISGMAAPDSGEVQLGSRLSAAHLSQHVAEMNEELTVLDEFREKVRLAEGEARMMLAKFLFYGNAVFQKVKELSGGERMRLRLAQLVHQHHNVLILDEPTNHLDIESKEVLEEALSQFQGTIIAVSHDRYFLDRIFNVTYWLEDGRLTRYEGHYTFAREKKKRLYGD comes from the coding sequence ATGATCGTGTGCAGTATTCAGCATGTCACGCAAACCAGCGGAGGACATGCGATTTTCAATGGTATATCGTGCGAGATTAAACAAGGCGAACGGATCGGTCTGATCGGCCGAAACGGCTCAGGGAAAACAACTTTGTTAAAGCTTATGAGCGGCCGATTGCAGCCTGATGATGGCCTTGTGACCTGGAAAAAGGGAATAACGACAGGGCTGCTTGAGCAGCACCCTTCCATGGACGCCCATAAAACAGTGAGGGAGCTGCTTTATGCTGCGTTTGCTCCGTTATGGAAGATACAGCAGAAGCTTTCCCGGATGGAACGGGAGCTTGCGGATGAAAAAGATATGAAAAGACTTGAACGGCTTTTGGAGCGGTATGGAACATTGCAGGATGAATTTCAGCAAAAAGGCGGATATGAGATCAGCGCGCAAGTGGAACGCGTGGCGGCCGGTTTGAACATCAGCCGCCTTTATGAAACCGAATGGCGGAGCTTGAGCGGGGGCGAACGGACGAAGGTCGGCCTGGCCCGGCTTTTGCTGAGAGCGCCTGACTTGCTTTTACTGGATGAACCGACAAACCATTTGGATTTGACTGCGATCGAATGGCTCACCTCATTTTTAAAGCAGTACAAAGGAACGGCGGTCATCGTTTCCCATGACCGGTATGTTTTGGATGAGGCCGTTACATCGATTTTGGACATCGATGAAGGCGGGTTTCACGTATATCAAGGCGGCTACTCAAACTATGCGGTTGAACGGGAGGAGCGCCTCCTGAATGAATTCCGGCACTATCAGGATCAGCAGAAAAAAATCAAAAAAATGAAGGAAACGATTAAGCGGCTGAAAGACTGGGCAAATCGGTCCAATCCCCCAAACGATGGTCTCCATCGGCGCGCGAAAAGCATGGAAAAGGCCTTGGAACGGATCGAGGTAGTGAAAAAACCGGTGCTCGAGCGAAAAAAAATCGACCTGTCCTTCAATATGAATGACAGAAGCGGAAAAGACGTCGTCAAACTGGACGGTGTCAGCAAAAGATTCGGGGACCGGCTTCTTTTACGGGACGTGAACATGCACGTCCGCTTTCAGGATCGGGTCGCCATTGTCGGGGAGAACGGCAGCGGAAAAACGACGCTCTTGAAGCTGATCAGCGGAATGGCTGCCCCTGACAGCGGTGAAGTGCAGCTTGGAAGCCGGCTGTCGGCTGCACATCTGAGCCAGCATGTCGCTGAAATGAATGAAGAGCTGACGGTTTTGGACGAATTCAGGGAAAAAGTCAGGCTGGCAGAAGGCGAAGCCCGCATGATGCTCGCCAAGTTTTTATTCTATGGAAACGCCGTTTTTCAAAAAGTGAAAGAGTTAAGCGGGGGAGAGCGGATGAGGCTTCGCCTCGCACAGCTCGTTCACCAGCATCACAACGTCCTGATTCTCGATGAGCCGACAAATCATCTGGACATCGAGTCAAAGGAAGTGCTCGAAGAAGCGCTAAGCCAATTTCAGGGAACCATTATTGCTGTTTCCCATGACAGGTATTTTCTCGACCGGATTTTCAATGTGACGTATTGGCTGGAAGACGGGCGTTTGACTCGATATGAAGGACACTATACGTTTGCAAGAGAAAAGAAAAAGCGGCTGTACGGCGATTAA
- a CDS encoding AEC family transporter has protein sequence MEFLLVLLPVFGIFAIGFTGQKLLDFDIQNLSKMSLYLMSPFLAFDTFYENKLTMDYVYMSVFCLGLCIILILFVYVISYFHRYSNQERCALVLSSAFMNNGNYGTPVVLLVYGAAGLDIAVVLMVLQQLVMSTIGVYYAAKGSPEAGGFKTVMARVTRMPVAYGALLGMCFQLTHISIPEQLMTAIKLVGDAAIPTIMIILGMQLAVISFKQIEYRKVSYSLLLKLFVSPLIAWGFTMILPVDDLVKKIMILAAAMPTAANTTLMAVQFQTKPEIVSSSTFISTMLSIATLPIVLWMLSLWG, from the coding sequence ATGGAGTTTTTGCTTGTTTTATTGCCTGTATTCGGAATTTTTGCGATCGGGTTTACCGGTCAGAAACTGCTTGATTTTGACATCCAAAACTTATCTAAAATGTCGCTTTATTTAATGTCTCCTTTTTTGGCGTTTGATACCTTTTATGAAAACAAATTGACAATGGATTACGTCTATATGTCTGTCTTTTGTCTCGGTCTTTGTATCATTTTGATTCTTTTTGTTTATGTCATTTCATATTTTCATAGGTATTCCAATCAAGAGCGGTGCGCGCTTGTGCTGTCGTCGGCGTTCATGAACAACGGAAACTACGGGACTCCGGTCGTATTGCTTGTTTATGGGGCGGCAGGGCTCGATATCGCAGTTGTGCTGATGGTCCTTCAGCAGCTCGTCATGAGCACGATCGGCGTCTATTACGCGGCGAAAGGAAGTCCTGAAGCGGGCGGATTTAAAACGGTCATGGCCAGAGTCACCCGGATGCCCGTCGCATACGGTGCTTTGCTTGGCATGTGTTTTCAGCTGACTCATATTTCGATTCCCGAACAGTTAATGACGGCAATTAAATTAGTAGGCGACGCTGCGATACCGACAATCATGATTATTCTAGGCATGCAGCTTGCCGTCATCTCCTTTAAACAAATCGAATATCGGAAGGTCTCTTACTCGCTCCTGCTGAAACTGTTCGTGTCTCCGCTGATTGCATGGGGGTTTACCATGATTCTGCCTGTCGATGACCTTGTCAAAAAAATCATGATCCTGGCCGCGGCTATGCCGACAGCGGCCAATACGACGTTGATGGCCGTACAGTTTCAAACAAAGCCGGAAATTGTCTCAAGCTCAACCTTCATCAGTACGATGCTCAGCATCGCCACCCTGCCGATCGTACTGTGGATGCTGTCTTTGTGGGGCTGA
- a CDS encoding zinc-binding dehydrogenase — MKAIIHDGTTGLAGLTYEDVPAKSPGSGEVKIKLKAAGLNRRDLFLFQSRTISDAPYIPGSDGAGVIEEIGGGVHDLSVGTEVIINPSIDWESTDSVPDVPDILGGPSDGTFAEYVIAPAKHVVKKPAYLSWEEAGVLPLAALTASRALFTRGGLKKGQHVLIPGIGSGVATYALLMAKAAGAHVTVTSRSGEKREEALKYGADQAFDSRSDWKESLNGSLVDLILDSIGPATFDHYFDVIKPNGRIVSFGASSGDSITIPLRSLFFPQISIIGTSMGSLEEFKEMLSFMEHHLLKPVIDQVFPLSEGAAAFKRLADSEQFGNIALSIDG, encoded by the coding sequence ATGAAAGCGATCATTCATGACGGAACGACCGGACTTGCAGGTCTTACATACGAAGACGTACCGGCAAAATCGCCGGGGAGCGGTGAAGTAAAAATCAAGCTGAAAGCGGCAGGGCTAAACCGCCGGGATCTGTTTCTGTTTCAATCCAGAACAATCAGCGATGCCCCGTATATACCGGGTTCGGACGGAGCGGGTGTGATAGAAGAAATCGGCGGGGGCGTTCACGATCTCTCCGTCGGAACAGAGGTGATCATCAATCCGAGCATCGATTGGGAATCGACGGATTCCGTTCCAGATGTGCCGGACATTCTCGGGGGCCCTTCTGACGGAACCTTTGCGGAATACGTCATAGCTCCGGCCAAACACGTTGTGAAAAAGCCCGCTTACCTTTCATGGGAGGAAGCAGGCGTCTTGCCATTGGCCGCTCTGACAGCCTCTAGAGCCCTGTTTACGAGAGGAGGCTTGAAAAAAGGCCAGCACGTTTTAATTCCCGGCATCGGAAGCGGTGTCGCAACATATGCGCTCTTGATGGCAAAAGCTGCGGGAGCACATGTCACCGTGACCTCCCGGAGCGGGGAAAAAAGGGAAGAAGCGCTCAAGTACGGAGCAGACCAAGCCTTTGACAGCCGCAGTGATTGGAAAGAAAGCCTGAATGGAAGCCTTGTTGACCTCATACTTGACAGCATCGGTCCGGCAACATTTGATCACTATTTTGATGTGATCAAGCCGAATGGACGTATCGTCAGTTTTGGAGCCAGTTCGGGAGACAGCATCACCATTCCCCTGCGTTCGCTGTTCTTTCCGCAGATCAGCATCATCGGAACATCGATGGGCAGCCTTGAAGAATTCAAGGAAATGCTCAGTTTTATGGAACACCATTTGCTGAAACCGGTCATCGATCAGGTTTTCCCATTATCAGAAGGGGCTGCTGCCTTTAAGCGGCTCGCCGACAGCGAACAGTTCGGAAACATTGCTCTGTCAATCGATGGTTAA
- a CDS encoding glycerol-3-phosphate responsive antiterminator: MSFHDQQILPAIRNMKQFDTFLDSPFSYGVLLDIHLGQLGGVISAARSRGKKMLVHVDLIQGIKHDEYGAEFICQEMKPAGILSTRSSVIAKAKQKKVYAIQRMFLIDTSAMSKSIELVKKHRPDYIEVLPGISPALIKEVKEKTGIPIFAGGFIRSENDVRQALAAGAAAVTTSNTELWKKYWG, translated from the coding sequence ATGAGTTTTCACGATCAGCAAATTTTACCGGCCATCCGGAACATGAAACAATTTGATACTTTTTTGGACAGTCCTTTTTCATACGGCGTCCTTCTTGATATTCATCTGGGACAGCTTGGCGGCGTCATTAGCGCGGCGAGGTCCCGCGGAAAAAAGATGCTTGTCCATGTCGACTTAATCCAGGGAATCAAGCATGATGAATACGGAGCTGAATTCATCTGCCAGGAAATGAAGCCGGCGGGCATTCTGTCCACCCGGTCAAGCGTTATCGCCAAGGCGAAGCAAAAGAAAGTATATGCGATCCAGCGCATGTTTTTAATCGATACAAGCGCCATGAGCAAAAGCATTGAGCTTGTCAAAAAACACAGGCCTGACTATATAGAAGTGCTTCCGGGAATCTCGCCGGCATTAATTAAAGAAGTAAAGGAAAAAACCGGAATTCCGATATTCGCAGGCGGATTCATCCGTTCCGAAAACGATGTCAGACAGGCATTGGCAGCCGGAGCCGCCGCTGTCACCACCTCTAATACGGAACTGTGGAAAAAATATTGGGGCTGA
- a CDS encoding MIP/aquaporin family protein, whose protein sequence is MTAFWGEVVGTMLLIVFGAGVCAGVNLKKSLSHQSGWIVITFGWGLGVAMAVYAVGNISGAHLNPAVTLGLAFVGDFPWEQVPSYILGQMIGAFLGAVLIYLHYLPHWKETEDQGAKLGVFSTGPAIPNTFANLFSETLGTFILVLGILAIGANKFTDGLNPLVVGFLIVAIGLSLGGTTGYAINPARDLGPRIAHFVLPIAGKGGSNWGYAWIPVLGPVLGGSFAGVFYNAVFKGHLTNTFWIVSVVLAVILLGFYIHMKKQAVDKSVTF, encoded by the coding sequence ATGACAGCATTTTGGGGGGAAGTTGTAGGAACGATGCTGCTCATCGTGTTTGGAGCAGGAGTATGTGCAGGAGTGAATTTGAAGAAATCGCTTTCACATCAATCGGGATGGATTGTGATCACATTTGGCTGGGGGCTTGGCGTAGCCATGGCCGTGTATGCCGTCGGGAATATCAGCGGTGCGCATTTAAACCCCGCTGTAACATTGGGGTTGGCGTTTGTCGGTGATTTCCCTTGGGAACAGGTACCTTCCTATATTTTAGGCCAGATGATCGGCGCGTTTTTAGGAGCTGTCCTCATTTATCTTCATTATTTGCCGCATTGGAAAGAAACCGAAGATCAGGGAGCGAAGCTCGGGGTGTTTTCAACAGGTCCGGCCATTCCCAATACATTTGCCAATCTGTTCAGTGAAACACTCGGGACATTTATTCTCGTACTCGGTATTTTAGCAATTGGTGCAAATAAATTCACAGATGGTCTAAATCCGCTTGTCGTCGGATTTCTGATCGTGGCCATCGGTCTCTCGCTTGGCGGAACGACCGGATATGCGATCAACCCGGCCCGCGATTTAGGCCCGAGAATTGCCCACTTTGTTCTGCCGATTGCAGGAAAAGGCGGCTCCAATTGGGGATATGCCTGGATTCCAGTTCTCGGACCGGTTCTCGGCGGCTCTTTTGCAGGCGTATTTTACAATGCTGTTTTTAAAGGACATCTGACAAACACCTTTTGGATTGTAAGCGTTGTACTCGCTGTGATATTGTTAGGTTTCTATATTCATATGAAAAAACAGGCTGTCGATAAATCAGTCACATTTTAA
- the glpK gene encoding glycerol kinase GlpK, with translation MEKYILSLDQGTTSTRAIIFNKDGEIVHVAQKEFTQYFPNPGWVEHNANEIWGSVLAVIASALSESGIEAGQIAGIGITNQRETTVVWDKHTGKPVYNAIVWQSRQTADICHELKAKGYEKTVREKTGLLIDPYFSGTKVKWILDNVEGAREKAKNGDLLFGTIDTWLIWKMSGGKAHVTDYSNASRTLMFNIYDLKWDEELLDILDVPKSMLPEVKPSSHVYAETVDYHFFGQSIPIAGAAGDQQAALFGQACFEEGMVKNTYGTGCFMLMNTGEKAIKSEHGLLTTIAWGIDGKVEYALEGSVFVAGSAIQWLRDGLRMFKDAKESENYAVRVESADGVYVVPAFVGLGTPYWDSDVRGAVFGLTRGTSKEHFIRATLESLAYQTKDVLDAMTEDSGIEVKTLRVDGGAVKNNFLMSFQGDLLDVPVERPEINETTALGSAYLAGLAVGFWNDRSEIKDQWHLDKRFEPKMDEKERESLYSGWKKAVQAAMAFK, from the coding sequence ATGGAAAAGTATATTTTATCTCTTGATCAAGGGACGACAAGCACAAGAGCGATTATCTTCAACAAAGACGGGGAAATCGTGCATGTTGCGCAAAAAGAATTCACTCAGTATTTCCCAAACCCGGGCTGGGTTGAGCACAATGCAAATGAAATCTGGGGCTCGGTTCTGGCGGTGATCGCGTCGGCTCTTTCCGAATCAGGAATTGAAGCAGGACAAATAGCGGGAATCGGTATCACGAACCAGAGGGAAACGACAGTCGTCTGGGATAAGCATACCGGCAAGCCGGTTTACAATGCGATTGTCTGGCAGTCGCGGCAAACGGCGGATATATGCCATGAATTAAAAGCTAAAGGCTATGAAAAGACGGTCAGAGAAAAAACAGGACTCTTAATCGATCCTTACTTTTCAGGAACAAAAGTAAAGTGGATTTTGGACAATGTCGAGGGGGCGAGGGAAAAAGCCAAAAACGGCGACCTCCTCTTCGGAACGATCGACACATGGCTGATCTGGAAAATGTCTGGCGGAAAAGCCCATGTGACGGATTATTCCAACGCTTCAAGAACATTGATGTTCAACATTTATGACTTGAAGTGGGATGAGGAGCTGCTCGACATTCTCGACGTTCCGAAATCCATGCTTCCGGAAGTCAAGCCATCTTCTCACGTGTACGCTGAAACGGTCGACTACCATTTCTTCGGACAGAGTATTCCGATTGCCGGAGCGGCCGGCGACCAGCAGGCGGCATTGTTCGGCCAAGCCTGCTTTGAAGAAGGAATGGTTAAAAACACGTATGGCACAGGCTGCTTCATGCTGATGAACACCGGGGAAAAAGCGATTAAATCAGAGCACGGCCTGTTGACGACGATCGCTTGGGGAATTGACGGAAAGGTCGAGTATGCTCTGGAAGGAAGCGTGTTTGTCGCCGGTTCGGCCATCCAGTGGCTGCGCGATGGGCTGAGAATGTTTAAAGATGCGAAGGAAAGTGAAAATTACGCTGTGAGGGTGGAATCCGCAGATGGTGTCTATGTGGTTCCAGCATTTGTCGGCTTAGGTACGCCATATTGGGACAGCGATGTCCGCGGCGCGGTATTCGGCCTGACCCGCGGAACGTCGAAAGAGCATTTTATCAGAGCAACGCTTGAGTCGCTTGCATATCAAACGAAAGATGTGCTTGATGCGATGACAGAGGATTCCGGAATTGAAGTGAAAACGCTGCGTGTGGACGGCGGAGCCGTGAAGAACAACTTCTTGATGTCGTTTCAGGGGGATCTTCTCGATGTTCCGGTTGAACGTCCGGAAATCAATGAAACGACCGCGCTTGGTTCAGCCTATTTAGCAGGCCTTGCAGTCGGCTTCTGGAACGACCGTTCAGAAATCAAAGACCAATGGCATCTGGATAAACGCTTTGAGCCGAAAATGGATGAAAAAGAACGCGAGAGCCTATACAGCGGATGGAAAAAGGCCGTTCAAGCAGCTATGGCTTTTAAATAA
- the glpD gene encoding glycerol-3-phosphate dehydrogenase, with protein MMESLFSSRKRDDILQAMTKQTYDVFIIGGGITGAGTALDAASRGMKTALCEMQDFAAGTSSRSTKLVHGGLRYLKQFEVKMVAEVGKERAIVYENGPHVTTPEWMLLPMHKGGTFGKFSTSIGLRVYDFLAGVKKSERRSMLNANETLDKEPLVKKDGLKGGGYYVEYRTDDARLTMEVLKEAVNFGADAVNYAKVSEFLYENGKVRGVVIEDVLTKKTYRVYAKKVVNATGPWVDRLREKDRSKEGKHLQHTKGVHLVFDQSVFPLKQAVYFDTPDGRMVFAIPRDGKAYVGTTDTVYTKDLEHPRMTTEDRDYVINAINYMFPSLGIKADDVESSWAGLRPLIHEEGKDPSEISRKDEIWTSDSGLITIAGGKLTGYRKMAEHIVDLVRMRLKEEGDKDFGPCKTKTMPISGGHIGGSKNLQAFIEKKAAEGAAAGLTEQTAAQLAARYGSNTDRLFERVKTLKEEAAKRRIPVHVLAEMDYAIDEEMAASLADFFVRRTGALFFDIDWVRTYKEGLTEYMSDKLNWDAETKAEQVKTLEQLLHDAVVPLASK; from the coding sequence ATAATGGAATCATTATTTTCAAGCCGCAAACGCGACGATATTCTGCAGGCTATGACAAAACAGACGTATGATGTGTTTATTATCGGAGGGGGAATCACGGGAGCCGGAACGGCCTTGGATGCCGCTTCACGGGGGATGAAAACAGCTCTTTGCGAAATGCAGGACTTTGCCGCAGGGACATCAAGCCGTTCAACGAAGCTCGTCCATGGAGGGCTCCGCTATTTAAAGCAGTTTGAAGTCAAAATGGTCGCCGAAGTCGGCAAAGAGCGGGCGATTGTTTATGAAAACGGACCGCATGTGACAACACCCGAATGGATGCTTCTGCCGATGCATAAAGGAGGCACATTTGGCAAGTTCTCGACATCGATCGGCCTCAGGGTGTATGACTTTTTGGCGGGCGTCAAAAAATCCGAGCGGAGAAGCATGCTGAACGCGAACGAAACGCTCGACAAAGAGCCGCTTGTGAAAAAGGACGGCCTGAAAGGCGGCGGCTATTATGTCGAATACCGCACAGATGACGCCAGACTGACAATGGAAGTATTAAAAGAAGCGGTCAATTTTGGAGCCGATGCCGTAAACTATGCGAAAGTAAGCGAATTTCTCTATGAGAACGGCAAGGTCAGAGGCGTGGTCATTGAAGATGTCCTGACAAAGAAAACGTACCGCGTCTATGCGAAAAAAGTCGTCAATGCGACAGGCCCTTGGGTCGACCGCCTGAGAGAAAAAGACCGTTCAAAAGAAGGCAAACACCTTCAGCATACAAAGGGTGTACACCTTGTCTTCGACCAATCGGTATTCCCATTAAAACAAGCGGTTTATTTCGACACACCCGACGGCCGCATGGTCTTTGCCATACCGAGGGACGGCAAGGCATATGTCGGAACAACCGATACCGTCTACACCAAAGATCTTGAACATCCCCGAATGACGACTGAAGACAGGGATTATGTCATCAACGCGATCAATTATATGTTCCCTAGTCTAGGCATCAAAGCCGATGATGTGGAATCCAGCTGGGCCGGGCTCAGACCGCTGATTCATGAAGAAGGAAAAGATCCGTCCGAGATTTCCCGAAAAGACGAAATCTGGACATCGGACTCCGGTTTGATCACGATTGCCGGGGGAAAACTGACCGGCTACAGAAAAATGGCTGAACATATCGTCGATCTTGTCAGAATGCGCTTAAAAGAGGAAGGAGACAAAGACTTCGGACCTTGCAAAACGAAAACGATGCCGATTTCAGGCGGCCACATCGGCGGTTCCAAAAACCTGCAGGCTTTTATCGAGAAAAAAGCCGCCGAAGGCGCTGCAGCAGGTTTGACAGAACAAACAGCCGCTCAGCTTGCTGCAAGATACGGATCAAATACAGACCGCCTGTTTGAACGGGTGAAAACGCTCAAAGAAGAAGCAGCTAAACGACGTATTCCGGTTCACGTGCTGGCGGAGATGGACTACGCCATCGATGAAGAAATGGCCGCTTCACTAGCAGACTTCTTTGTCCGCAGAACGGGTGCATTATTCTTTGACATTGATTGGGTCCGCACTTATAAAGAGGGACTTACGGAGTATATGAGTGATAAGCTGAACTGGGACGCTGAAACAAAGGCCGAACAGGTCAAAACATTGGAACAGCTTCTCCATGACGCCGTTGTCCCGCTTGCAAGCAAATAA
- a CDS encoding phospho-sugar mutase produces MSWRKSYERWKNTDNLDPELKSLLLAAEGNEKELEDCFYKKLEFGTAGMRGEIGPGPNRMNVYTVRKASAGLASYIAASGEEAKKRGVVIAYDSRHKSPEFAMEAAKTLGANGVQTYLFDELRPTPELSFAVRELNAYAGIVITASHNPPEYNGYKVYGDDGAQLTPEAADKLIGHVNAIENELEITEGDQDALTEKGLINIIGEDIDQAYLEKLTTISVNPDLSKETDVKVIFTPLHGTANKSVRRGLKALGYEQVTVVPEQELPDPDFSTVSSPNPEEHAAFEYAIKLGEEKGADILIGTDPDADRLGVAVKDHDGRYVVLTGNQTGALLLHYLLSQKQEKGILPENGVVLKTIVTSEMGRDIAASFGLDTIDVLTGFKFIGEKIKQYHVSGEYTFQFGYEESYGYLIGDFARDKDAVQAALLAVEVCAFYKKQGKSLYDGLQELYKTYGYYREGLKSLTLKGKEGAEQIAAILSTFREQPPHVIAGKDVVSAEDYLAGKRTLLKENKEEMIDLPKSNVLKYFLEDGSWFCLRPSGTEPKVKFYFAVKGDTDEDSEARLNTLSDEVMKKIDEIVEATSKS; encoded by the coding sequence ATGAGCTGGAGAAAAAGCTATGAACGCTGGAAGAACACGGATAACCTGGATCCTGAATTAAAATCTTTGCTTCTTGCAGCAGAAGGAAATGAAAAAGAACTGGAGGATTGCTTTTATAAAAAGCTTGAATTCGGAACGGCAGGTATGCGCGGAGAAATCGGACCAGGTCCAAACCGGATGAACGTCTATACGGTCCGCAAAGCATCGGCGGGGCTTGCTTCTTATATTGCCGCAAGCGGTGAAGAAGCCAAAAAGCGGGGCGTTGTCATCGCTTATGATTCCCGCCACAAGTCGCCTGAATTTGCGATGGAAGCGGCCAAAACACTTGGCGCAAACGGTGTGCAAACATACTTGTTTGACGAACTTCGCCCGACACCTGAGCTTTCATTTGCTGTAAGAGAACTGAACGCATACGCCGGAATCGTCATTACGGCAAGCCATAATCCGCCGGAATACAACGGCTACAAAGTATACGGCGATGACGGAGCACAGCTGACGCCAGAAGCTGCTGATAAGCTCATCGGCCATGTCAATGCGATAGAAAACGAACTGGAGATCACAGAAGGCGATCAGGATGCCTTAACAGAAAAAGGGCTGATTAACATCATCGGCGAAGATATTGATCAAGCATACCTTGAGAAGCTGACAACGATCTCCGTCAATCCGGATTTGTCCAAAGAAACAGATGTAAAGGTGATTTTCACACCGCTTCACGGCACGGCTAACAAATCTGTCAGACGGGGACTGAAAGCACTCGGCTATGAACAGGTAACCGTTGTCCCTGAACAGGAGCTTCCTGATCCCGATTTTTCAACCGTTTCTTCACCGAATCCTGAAGAACACGCCGCTTTTGAGTATGCGATCAAACTCGGAGAAGAAAAAGGAGCCGATATCCTGATCGGGACCGATCCCGATGCGGACCGCCTCGGCGTCGCCGTGAAAGATCACGACGGCCGCTACGTTGTATTGACGGGCAACCAGACAGGAGCGCTACTCCTTCATTACCTGCTTTCGCAAAAACAGGAAAAAGGAATCCTCCCGGAAAACGGAGTCGTTTTAAAAACGATTGTGACAAGTGAAATGGGGCGCGATATCGCCGCTTCATTCGGGCTCGATACAATCGATGTGCTGACAGGCTTTAAATTCATCGGCGAAAAAATTAAGCAGTACCATGTTTCAGGCGAATACACTTTCCAGTTCGGCTATGAAGAAAGCTACGGCTATTTAATCGGCGACTTTGCAAGGGATAAGGACGCCGTACAAGCTGCGCTCCTTGCCGTTGAAGTCTGCGCCTTCTACAAGAAGCAGGGAAAATCCCTGTACGACGGGCTGCAGGAGCTGTATAAAACATACGGTTATTACCGTGAAGGCTTGAAATCCCTTACCCTCAAAGGGAAAGAAGGAGCTGAACAGATCGCTGCCATTCTCAGCACTTTTAGAGAGCAGCCGCCACATGTAATCGCCGGAAAAGACGTGGTATCAGCCGAAGACTATCTCGCCGGCAAACGGACGCTTTTGAAGGAAAACAAGGAAGAAATGATCGACCTTCCAAAATCGAATGTGCTGAAATATTTCCTTGAAGACGGATCGTGGTTCTGCCTAAGGCCATCCGGCACGGAGCCGAAAGTGAAGTTTTATTTCGCGGTCAAAGGCGATACGGACGAAGACAGTGAAGCCCGTCTGAACACCTTATCAGATGAAGTGATGAAAAAAATAGACGAGATTGTAGAGGCAACCTCGAAATCGTAA
- a CDS encoding DUF6773 family protein — protein sequence MKFFKSGDEYVNKSMNQFFSEAGMMIAALLFLDFLIRGLILQRPSSEYLVSGIAFAVYAGWILLRYLLSGLEYPEIASKTAYRKKRKEMLAVSITSGIIFSILTLIFTGIPDGPEEWLDLIVMFVLFTFLYFITNFISLHKSFKKNQDLLDD from the coding sequence ATGAAGTTCTTTAAATCAGGAGACGAATATGTTAACAAGAGCATGAACCAATTTTTCAGCGAAGCCGGTATGATGATCGCAGCCCTATTGTTTCTCGATTTTCTGATCAGAGGTTTAATTTTGCAGAGGCCATCATCCGAATATTTGGTCAGCGGGATCGCTTTTGCAGTATACGCGGGCTGGATCTTGCTCCGCTATCTTTTATCAGGCCTTGAGTATCCGGAGATTGCCAGCAAAACGGCTTACCGAAAAAAAAGAAAAGAAATGCTGGCCGTCAGCATTACTTCAGGTATCATTTTTTCTATTTTAACGCTTATTTTCACTGGCATTCCGGACGGCCCGGAGGAATGGCTGGACCTGATTGTCATGTTTGTGCTTTTTACCTTTCTCTACTTCATCACCAATTTTATTTCTTTACACAAATCTTTCAAAAAAAATCAAGATCTTTTGGATGATTAA
- a CDS encoding helix-turn-helix transcriptional regulator, which translates to MVNRVKLARIEKSWTQAQLAERVHVTRQTIGLIEKNKYNPTLQLCIAIAKALDKTLDELFWD; encoded by the coding sequence ATGGTTAACAGAGTGAAATTGGCCCGAATCGAAAAATCGTGGACTCAGGCGCAATTGGCCGAACGGGTTCATGTGACAAGGCAGACGATCGGGCTGATTGAAAAAAACAAATACAATCCGACATTGCAGCTTTGCATCGCCATTGCAAAAGCGCTGGACAAAACGTTGGACGAATTATTTTGGGATTGA